From a region of the Paenibacillus sp. FSL R10-2734 genome:
- a CDS encoding cysteine protease StiP family protein: MKGTSNHKIMDKKIAEPVPLGSYPPSDVTFLLKDLSDVSLELATEEREEAIQSGVHYSEMLPVEYQPTEQYIELFRETLQQSAKKVALAVAIVSEMIVARRGLGSVLVSLARAGTPVGILIKRYIAERYEVDLPHYSISIIRGKGIDENALIYILQKHGLDADLQFIDGWTGKGAIRGVLIDSCNRLYEKYGIRLNDDLAVLADPGNCAGTFGTREDYLIPSACLNSTVSGLMSRTVLHADLIGPEEFHGSKFYKEWLDADESNVFIDTICPYFPSVVAEAKSVCEQMLEHPPEITWQGLRDIQSIQETFGIDNINLIKPGVGETTRVLLRRVPWKILVDTMDNPNLRHILLLAKDRGVPVEIFPGMTYSCCGIIKPLKGETE; encoded by the coding sequence ATGAAGGGAACAAGTAATCATAAAATCATGGACAAAAAAATAGCAGAACCGGTTCCGCTAGGTAGCTATCCACCGTCAGATGTTACGTTTCTGCTCAAGGATCTTAGTGATGTTTCGCTAGAATTGGCGACGGAAGAAAGGGAAGAAGCAATTCAATCGGGTGTCCATTATTCTGAGATGCTGCCCGTTGAATATCAGCCTACCGAGCAGTATATTGAATTGTTTCGCGAGACGCTGCAGCAATCGGCTAAGAAGGTAGCTTTAGCTGTTGCCATTGTTTCTGAGATGATTGTCGCAAGAAGAGGGCTAGGTAGTGTGCTTGTCTCTTTAGCAAGAGCAGGAACACCCGTTGGTATACTGATTAAGCGTTATATAGCAGAGCGATACGAAGTAGATCTACCGCATTATAGTATTTCTATTATTCGGGGCAAGGGTATAGATGAGAACGCGCTAATCTACATCTTGCAAAAGCATGGACTTGATGCTGATTTGCAGTTTATCGATGGATGGACAGGAAAAGGGGCTATTCGTGGGGTACTGATAGATTCTTGCAACAGACTCTATGAGAAGTATGGTATTCGCTTAAATGATGATCTTGCCGTTTTGGCTGACCCTGGAAACTGCGCAGGCACGTTTGGGACTAGAGAAGACTATCTCATTCCTAGCGCCTGCTTAAATTCTACCGTGTCAGGGCTGATGAGCCGAACGGTGTTACACGCTGATCTCATTGGTCCTGAGGAATTTCATGGCTCAAAGTTTTATAAGGAGTGGCTGGATGCAGACGAGTCCAATGTATTTATTGATACCATTTGCCCGTATTTCCCTTCTGTAGTAGCAGAAGCGAAGAGCGTTTGCGAACAGATGCTGGAGCATCCGCCAGAAATCACTTGGCAGGGTCTTCGTGATATTCAGAGTATTCAGGAGACTTTCGGTATAGATAACATTAATCTGATCAAGCCGGGGGTTGGTGAAACAACCCGTGTACTACTGCGCAGAGTACCCTGGAAAATTCTTGTCGATACTATGGATAATCCGAATCTAAGGCATATTCTTCTCTTAGCGAAGGATAGGGGTGTTCCAGTTGAGATATTTCCTGGAATGACGTACTCCTGCTGCGGAATAATTAAGCCGCTGAAGGGGGAGACAGAATGA
- a CDS encoding septation ring formation regulator EzrA, whose protein sequence is MKKYIALFLLISVLWVPGAYAADIPAQQGLVTDNAGMFSSAETTSISAAATGDLVTMHVLTVDSLNGTPADKYADDTYASWGLSTRDILLLISAGDQSIELNFNNPGFQASLNAWSQSQGGASGSAAITALLDTYFIPYAREGDFAGGTKALIKATHSIGESTGNAGGGSGSGSVVGSTDSATGNGTSSNPGASVSTGNRSSSSIITIAAILIGIVLILLVLFIVITGLRRRKQLSEQQEQLSNLLVRANRALESLKPFQGIVQGKTEVLVEGISKRLSAKLVEISALQSDGQGVLPLFYRLTALKAAVKQLQQTEASLRAALEEEEKNIAVISEADRNVKQRITELKEDTPELEEQLQDAVNETGYALQEIVEELKELAEETSKADQLELFDPIAAQEITEDAQERQEKLEQDLKDVDLYDDKLNNFPTVLAAARAKITSIIEQNSLHNMKVKPYDRLEQARAESLTLEAPLRTGDMDEVRRIGANLDLLLDEAVVMTEQQALLRQNNRRDLETFRTKWSQLKQHRDGLQSRITEARLHFEEIHIASVESILTDWSTRLREGASEVAQIETWTSDERGEYDKAHKALEQLLSLQDEAARQFDDVSESLNALHERLAKVTRLFSEGQSRVETTQRMLHSRGLSSRIRFELSLLPEYSALEHRLASRPYNLEELESLGRSYDSQITSFVNEANRLVRQKEEEERLAQLALMREQQRRAQAHKRMSSGPPSSGGFGGGHSSGGSSWGGGGNGGKSSGGSSWGGGGGKSGGNSSGGSKW, encoded by the coding sequence TTGAAAAAGTATATAGCTTTATTCTTATTGATCAGCGTGTTATGGGTACCCGGTGCATACGCCGCCGATATCCCTGCACAGCAAGGATTAGTTACCGATAACGCTGGAATGTTTAGTTCCGCAGAAACGACGTCCATTTCTGCTGCCGCCACTGGAGATCTCGTTACTATGCATGTACTCACTGTAGATTCCTTAAATGGTACTCCGGCGGATAAATACGCAGATGATACTTACGCCTCATGGGGACTGTCCACACGAGATATTCTCTTGCTGATCTCTGCTGGCGATCAGTCCATTGAACTGAATTTCAACAACCCAGGCTTTCAAGCTTCGTTAAACGCCTGGTCCCAGAGTCAGGGAGGGGCCTCCGGAAGTGCTGCCATCACAGCGTTACTCGACACTTATTTCATTCCTTATGCCAGAGAAGGAGACTTCGCCGGAGGGACTAAGGCTTTAATTAAAGCGACCCATTCCATCGGGGAAAGCACCGGAAATGCTGGAGGAGGCTCAGGAAGTGGTAGCGTAGTTGGTAGTACGGACAGCGCTACAGGCAATGGAACCTCCAGTAATCCTGGAGCTTCTGTCAGCACTGGAAACCGCTCCAGTAGCTCCATAATTACGATTGCCGCCATTCTAATCGGAATCGTACTAATACTACTTGTACTTTTTATTGTGATCACAGGTCTACGCCGACGTAAACAGCTAAGCGAACAACAGGAGCAGTTATCCAATTTGCTAGTACGAGCGAATCGAGCACTGGAGTCATTAAAGCCATTTCAAGGGATCGTTCAAGGGAAAACCGAGGTGCTGGTGGAAGGCATTTCAAAACGACTCTCTGCAAAGCTCGTTGAAATCTCTGCGCTGCAAAGTGATGGGCAAGGTGTATTGCCACTCTTCTATCGTTTGACTGCCCTTAAGGCAGCAGTGAAACAATTGCAGCAGACAGAAGCCTCCTTACGCGCAGCTCTTGAGGAGGAAGAGAAGAATATTGCTGTCATCAGTGAAGCGGATCGCAATGTTAAACAGCGAATTACTGAGCTGAAAGAGGATACGCCAGAGCTTGAAGAGCAGCTGCAAGATGCGGTTAACGAAACTGGTTATGCACTTCAAGAAATTGTAGAAGAGCTTAAGGAGCTTGCCGAGGAGACCTCAAAGGCCGATCAGTTGGAGCTTTTTGATCCTATAGCTGCACAAGAAATTACCGAGGATGCACAGGAACGACAAGAAAAGCTTGAACAAGATCTGAAGGATGTCGATCTTTATGATGATAAGCTAAACAATTTCCCTACGGTATTAGCTGCAGCCCGTGCGAAAATCACAAGCATCATCGAACAGAATTCACTTCACAACATGAAGGTAAAACCGTACGACCGTCTGGAGCAGGCCCGCGCAGAGTCGTTGACTCTTGAAGCGCCGCTACGCACAGGAGATATGGATGAGGTGCGCAGAATTGGCGCCAATCTTGATCTTCTCCTAGATGAGGCTGTTGTTATGACAGAACAGCAAGCACTTCTTCGGCAGAACAATCGCAGAGATTTGGAGACATTCCGCACCAAATGGAGTCAATTAAAGCAGCATCGAGACGGACTGCAGAGCCGGATTACAGAAGCGCGCTTACATTTCGAAGAGATACACATAGCATCTGTGGAGAGCATCCTGACAGATTGGAGCACGCGCCTACGCGAAGGCGCAAGTGAAGTGGCGCAGATTGAGACTTGGACCAGCGATGAGCGCGGCGAATATGACAAGGCGCACAAGGCGCTTGAGCAATTGCTATCCTTACAAGATGAGGCTGCAAGACAGTTCGATGACGTCTCGGAAAGTCTAAATGCACTCCATGAAAGACTAGCTAAAGTCACTCGCCTGTTCTCCGAAGGGCAAAGCCGGGTGGAAACGACTCAGCGAATGCTGCATAGCAGAGGGTTATCTTCTAGAATTCGCTTTGAGCTATCCTTACTGCCGGAATACAGTGCACTGGAACATCGTTTGGCATCCCGGCCATACAATCTTGAGGAACTGGAATCACTTGGCCGTTCTTATGATTCGCAGATCACTTCCTTTGTGAATGAAGCGAACCGACTCGTTCGTCAGAAGGAAGAGGAAGAACGGCTAGCTCAATTAGCTTTGATGAGAGAACAGCAACGTCGAGCACAGGCCCATAAACGGATGTCCTCCGGTCCCCCTTCCTCGGGTGGATTCGGTGGAGGTCATTCCTCCGGTGGTTCTTCCTGGGGTGGTGGCGGCAACGGCGGCAAATCCTCCGGCGGATCTTCTTGGGGTGGTGGCGGAGGGAAGTCCGGCGGAAATTCATCGGGCGGTTCCAAGTGGTAG
- a CDS encoding HAD family hydrolase, whose translation MIYASDLDRTLIYSLGAIGVPENTPGLIPAEIIEGKTRSYISEQALHQLLDLTTRVIFIPVTTRTIQQYKRINLFQETVIPDYAVTSNGGNILIGGVVDREWRESIGRLVARHSAAAEEVRTYIKAVVREDWIISEHYCDDLFYSFMVYRDQLPLDEITNLSDRLYNLGWRVSLQGRKLYAVPAAVNKSDAILHLRRTVRSEPMVASGDSLLDKSLLESADYAIAPCHGEIFAEQQSGLVKSRYPFTKESGVFAGDEILQYVNMIYNNLTALGVGPL comes from the coding sequence ATGATATATGCTAGTGATTTGGATCGTACTTTGATTTACTCTTTAGGTGCAATTGGTGTTCCGGAGAATACTCCGGGTCTAATTCCGGCGGAAATTATAGAGGGAAAGACGAGATCCTATATTTCGGAGCAAGCACTTCATCAGTTACTGGATCTTACCACACGGGTTATTTTTATCCCGGTTACTACGCGTACAATACAACAGTACAAGCGTATTAATCTGTTTCAAGAAACGGTCATACCTGACTATGCGGTTACAAGTAATGGAGGTAATATTCTAATCGGTGGTGTTGTGGATAGGGAATGGAGAGAATCAATCGGTAGATTGGTAGCTCGTCACTCTGCTGCGGCAGAAGAAGTTAGAACGTATATCAAGGCTGTTGTACGTGAGGATTGGATTATTAGCGAGCATTATTGTGATGATCTATTTTATTCCTTCATGGTTTATCGGGATCAGCTGCCTCTAGATGAAATCACCAATCTATCGGATCGGCTCTACAACCTCGGCTGGAGAGTTTCTTTACAAGGTCGCAAGCTGTACGCTGTGCCGGCAGCCGTGAACAAAAGCGATGCTATACTTCATTTGCGGCGCACAGTTCGCTCTGAACCTATGGTAGCCTCCGGGGATTCACTGCTAGATAAGAGTCTGCTTGAGAGTGCCGACTATGCTATTGCTCCTTGCCATGGCGAAATATTTGCAGAGCAGCAGAGTGGTCTTGTAAAATCAAGGTATCCATTTACCAAAGAATCAGGTGTTTTTGCTGGGGATGAGATTTTGCAGTATGTAAATATGATCTATAATAATTTAACTGCATTGGGAGTGGGGCCACTATGA
- a CDS encoding toxic anion resistance protein encodes MSTQLIQLKKEDEQKVVEEAAQLIEKVSQTDTVTLDSLMDDIGKLGVKTQEKAGQTLKLLDRPVNDLMSGKRVEVPNMIMKLRNECENLQQSKNVSFFGKMLRKSPMKNYVYKYQSVRTNIDAIITGLRDGRDTLEESIVNMRQLKRTSMEEIYNLQTKIAFGTKLKELFEVEIAKPENEFRKAYLERGLRKVMVRIQSMTEMILLYNQAIAATDIINDNNDKLIDSVNNAIDKTSNLITVSAMIAMSLADQENVINAVEATNKTIEDQFKENARLLRTTTEKTTELLSKPSMSMEAVNQAIGDLLSALDTSEQSNRRIIESCQDYTSKMTTINTQLGNRLGLNDADKPQALKQGEAESQLSSFLN; translated from the coding sequence ATGTCCACGCAGTTGATCCAATTAAAAAAAGAAGATGAACAAAAGGTAGTCGAGGAAGCCGCACAATTGATTGAGAAGGTATCCCAAACGGATACAGTCACATTGGATTCCTTGATGGATGATATCGGCAAGCTTGGAGTTAAGACGCAGGAAAAGGCAGGTCAAACCCTTAAACTGCTGGATCGTCCAGTCAATGACCTAATGTCAGGTAAACGAGTTGAAGTACCTAACATGATTATGAAGCTGCGGAACGAGTGTGAGAATCTGCAGCAGAGTAAGAATGTGAGCTTCTTCGGTAAAATGTTGCGCAAGAGCCCGATGAAGAACTACGTGTACAAATATCAGTCGGTCCGCACCAACATTGATGCCATTATTACAGGGCTTCGCGATGGTAGAGATACCCTCGAAGAGAGTATCGTGAACATGCGTCAGTTGAAACGTACCTCCATGGAGGAGATCTATAACCTCCAGACCAAAATTGCCTTCGGCACTAAGTTAAAAGAACTGTTCGAGGTGGAGATTGCGAAGCCGGAGAATGAGTTCCGAAAAGCTTATCTGGAGCGTGGTCTGCGTAAGGTAATGGTTCGTATTCAGTCGATGACGGAGATGATTCTGCTGTACAATCAAGCGATTGCTGCTACAGATATCATTAACGACAATAATGATAAGCTGATCGATTCCGTGAATAACGCTATTGATAAGACCTCCAATCTGATCACAGTGTCAGCAATGATTGCGATGTCGTTAGCAGATCAGGAGAATGTCATCAACGCCGTAGAAGCAACGAATAAGACGATCGAAGATCAGTTTAAAGAAAATGCACGTCTGCTGCGTACCACTACGGAGAAAACGACCGAGTTGCTATCGAAGCCTTCTATGTCTATGGAAGCTGTGAATCAAGCGATCGGCGATCTGCTTAGCGCATTAGACACTTCAGAACAGTCCAACCGTCGTATTATTGAGAGCTGCCAGGATTATACGTCCAAAATGACGACGATCAATACCCAACTAGGCAATCGCTTAGGACTAAATGACGCGGACAAACCTCAGGCGCTGAAACAAGGTGAGGCTGAGAGTCAGCTGAGCAGTTTCTTGAATTAA
- a CDS encoding ATP-binding protein: MDITTGILTDETIIKASNQHCIDQGLDPEQLPIYTRWYSEEVLSSQLSVYSEVIEVIDFFVNKFLSSVKGNPILVAITDDAGYLLAFKGDPTIIDLVGQVGIKEGVQLNKEVGTNSITLCLEYKRPFQLKGQDHFHKILHRLVCCTAPFYKEDGREILGTISFMADIDVAHPHLLPLLCTMADSIEREILLRRGNAELQLLNRILLDTNYLGVIITDELGTIVNINENCLTMLHLDGEYQESVIGASVFEIRNVGPYFQHVILLQEACAGLEVIQESNGLFEHYMLDVLPVYDSNACLARVIGSLRNITEIKKTEEVLRNTEKLVVAGQLAMSIAHEIRNPLTTVKGMLQLANKNSHLLHYDIIMSEVERMNLIVSEFLILGKPQAAHYKIEQCSTILQEVLSIFAIQVEMNNISLNTQIHYDAKIVCDRNQIKQIFLNILRNSMEALPFGGNITVDLDMDDGFQMITFTDNGEGMNQEVLERLGEPFHTTRGDGNGLGIMIVKKIVSAHRGRVAIVSEERVGTAVTIYLPIK; the protein is encoded by the coding sequence TTGGATATAACAACAGGGATACTGACTGACGAGACCATCATAAAGGCTTCTAATCAGCATTGTATTGATCAAGGGTTAGATCCTGAGCAACTGCCTATTTATACAAGGTGGTATTCTGAGGAAGTATTGAGTTCACAACTCAGCGTATATAGTGAAGTGATTGAGGTTATTGATTTTTTCGTAAACAAATTCTTATCTTCAGTAAAAGGTAATCCGATTCTTGTTGCAATTACGGATGATGCGGGTTATCTATTGGCATTCAAAGGGGATCCAACGATTATTGATCTCGTAGGGCAGGTAGGCATCAAAGAAGGCGTACAATTAAACAAAGAGGTAGGTACAAATTCAATTACTTTATGCCTCGAATACAAGCGTCCTTTTCAGTTGAAGGGACAAGACCATTTTCATAAAATTCTCCATCGCTTAGTGTGCTGTACGGCTCCTTTTTATAAAGAGGATGGACGCGAAATACTGGGAACGATATCATTTATGGCGGATATAGATGTGGCCCATCCCCACCTATTGCCTTTGCTTTGCACAATGGCTGACTCCATCGAACGCGAGATTTTGCTGCGTAGAGGGAATGCTGAGCTTCAGCTTTTAAATCGAATCTTATTGGATACCAATTACTTGGGTGTAATTATAACGGATGAACTCGGGACGATCGTCAATATAAATGAAAATTGCTTAACTATGCTTCATTTGGATGGTGAATATCAAGAATCTGTTATCGGAGCCAGTGTCTTCGAAATTCGGAATGTTGGCCCGTATTTTCAGCATGTCATTCTACTGCAAGAAGCATGTGCTGGGCTGGAAGTGATTCAGGAGAGCAACGGTTTGTTCGAGCATTATATGCTGGATGTACTTCCAGTTTATGATTCGAATGCATGCTTGGCTCGTGTGATTGGGAGTCTTCGTAATATTACAGAGATTAAAAAAACGGAAGAAGTGCTGCGCAATACAGAGAAGCTAGTGGTCGCAGGACAACTGGCCATGAGTATTGCGCATGAGATTCGAAATCCGCTGACTACAGTCAAAGGAATGCTTCAACTGGCCAATAAAAATTCGCATCTGCTGCACTATGATATCATTATGTCAGAAGTGGAAAGAATGAACCTCATTGTGAGTGAGTTCCTCATACTAGGTAAACCGCAGGCTGCGCATTATAAGATAGAACAATGTAGTACGATTCTGCAGGAAGTGCTCAGCATCTTTGCAATTCAAGTGGAGATGAATAATATATCGTTGAACACGCAAATCCATTATGATGCTAAGATCGTGTGTGACCGTAACCAGATCAAGCAGATCTTCCTGAACATCCTAAGAAATTCAATGGAAGCCTTGCCCTTTGGTGGGAACATTACAGTAGATCTAGATATGGATGACGGATTCCAGATGATTACCTTCACAGACAACGGAGAGGGTATGAACCAAGAAGTGCTGGAGAGATTAGGCGAGCCTTTTCACACAACCAGAGGCGACGGTAATGGACTAGGAATCATGATTGTTAAAAAAATAGTGTCTGCTCATAGAGGACGCGTGGCTATAGTTAGTGAAGAGAGAGTAGGTACAGCCGTTACGATTTATCTGCCTATAAAATAA
- a CDS encoding LysR family transcriptional regulator, producing the protein MELIYLRTFCEVVSCGSYTRAAEKLGYAQSSITAQIAKLEKEYGATLLERSGRGMVPTFAGNSLLPYARQMLLLNEEAKEVISGGHKGELIIGAIETLAAYYLPHRLYRYRNEYPGIQLRVQPGSEVDILSAVANKSADCGLIFDMPYVSEELATLPLRQEQLYIVVHSEHPLALETEIQPVQLQGIPLILTEDTCTYRRYLLHLLKGSDVHTHIDMEFGNLEAIKQAVKHRWGAAFLPGYAVEEERQTGELKAIPLIGNHSEFYIQLIYRKERWISPAFNTFIQQMKQQ; encoded by the coding sequence ATGGAGTTAATCTATTTGCGCACCTTTTGCGAAGTGGTCTCCTGTGGCAGTTACACACGAGCAGCGGAGAAGCTCGGTTATGCTCAATCCAGTATTACTGCACAAATTGCTAAGTTAGAAAAAGAATACGGAGCAACATTGCTGGAGCGGTCCGGAAGAGGAATGGTCCCTACGTTCGCTGGTAACAGCTTGTTGCCATATGCACGGCAGATGCTGTTATTAAATGAAGAAGCCAAGGAAGTCATCTCCGGGGGGCATAAAGGTGAACTTATTATTGGTGCTATAGAGACGCTGGCAGCATATTATTTGCCGCATCGGCTCTATCGTTATAGAAATGAATATCCGGGCATTCAACTAAGAGTTCAACCGGGCTCGGAAGTAGACATTCTCAGTGCAGTAGCTAATAAGTCTGCTGATTGTGGACTGATTTTCGATATGCCATATGTGTCGGAGGAACTGGCAACACTTCCGTTAAGACAGGAACAGTTGTATATTGTTGTGCATTCTGAGCATCCGTTAGCCCTGGAGACTGAAATTCAGCCTGTTCAGCTGCAGGGTATACCGCTTATCCTTACAGAAGATACGTGCACTTATCGAAGATATTTACTGCATCTGCTTAAGGGGTCGGATGTGCATACCCATATAGATATGGAATTCGGGAATTTAGAAGCAATCAAGCAGGCGGTCAAGCATCGGTGGGGAGCGGCATTTTTACCCGGTTATGCGGTTGAGGAGGAGAGGCAGACAGGAGAACTGAAGGCGATTCCTCTAATAGGTAACCATAGTGAGTTCTACATTCAGCTCATTTATCGTAAGGAACGTTGGATTTCTCCAGCTTTTAATACATTCATTCAACAAATGAAACAGCAATAA
- a CDS encoding ATP-grasp domain-containing protein: MKKVNIYFNRWFSVAYHYMNLLRNNEDGIPVQIFATHPDIRHMSLQGADFAETEPALKGIEYVQFCVDFCRRNEIDVFIPRLHMLDIALHVAMFDAIGTKVLVCRDLDLLESIMDKGKFYENVSEQGIMSIPDYHVVSTAEQFKEAYEDLVAKGHRVCFKPTETEGGLGFRIIDNNRDPLQELFGYVTPLITFDDAYRILASRTTFPDLMVMELLEGYEYSIDCLADDNGKLLVAVPRRKVGGRLRLMEHIPELEEIAARVAEVYKIPFNFNIQMKYNGDTPKLLEINPRMSGGLHMSCLSGINFPYLAVKSALGGEVQPMNFEGDVLASHLEQPMIMKINGESVIPDAVN, from the coding sequence ATGAAAAAGGTAAATATTTATTTCAATCGTTGGTTTTCCGTGGCTTACCATTATATGAATCTCCTCCGCAATAACGAGGATGGTATACCGGTTCAAATCTTTGCAACACACCCTGATATCCGCCATATGTCGCTACAAGGTGCTGATTTTGCTGAAACCGAGCCGGCGCTGAAGGGAATAGAATATGTTCAGTTTTGCGTTGATTTCTGTCGGCGTAATGAGATCGATGTTTTTATTCCTCGGTTGCACATGCTTGATATTGCTTTACATGTGGCAATGTTTGATGCGATTGGTACGAAGGTTCTGGTCTGCAGAGATCTTGATCTGCTGGAGTCCATTATGGACAAAGGTAAATTTTACGAGAATGTTAGTGAGCAGGGCATCATGAGTATCCCAGATTATCACGTGGTCAGTACAGCGGAGCAATTTAAAGAGGCTTACGAGGATCTTGTCGCCAAGGGACATCGTGTCTGCTTTAAGCCTACTGAAACAGAAGGTGGGTTAGGCTTCCGGATTATCGACAATAACCGTGATCCTCTTCAAGAGCTTTTTGGATATGTAACTCCATTGATTACGTTTGATGATGCCTATCGTATTCTTGCAAGCAGAACGACTTTCCCTGATTTGATGGTTATGGAATTGCTGGAAGGTTACGAGTATAGTATAGATTGTCTGGCAGATGATAACGGTAAGCTGTTAGTAGCGGTACCACGTCGTAAAGTGGGCGGTCGTCTGCGATTGATGGAACATATTCCGGAACTGGAGGAGATTGCGGCTAGAGTTGCAGAAGTTTATAAAATCCCCTTCAATTTCAATATTCAAATGAAATATAATGGAGATACTCCTAAGTTATTGGAAATTAACCCGCGAATGTCCGGCGGGCTGCATATGTCGTGTCTGTCAGGGATTAACTTTCCTTATCTAGCCGTCAAAAGCGCACTCGGTGGCGAGGTTCAGCCAATGAATTTTGAAGGAGATGTACTGGCCAGCCATCTGGAGCAGCCGATGATTATGAAAATAAACGGCGAATCCGTAATTCCGGATGCCGTGAATTGA
- a CDS encoding formate/nitrite transporter family protein, with protein sequence MENEALLHVEQLALKKQKIFRQSVLRYIARAMLASMFIGFGVIVSFKTGNYFYMEHSPFAYPMAAITFGAAIILISYGGGDLFTGDTFYYTYTALRRKMKWPEVVRMWVMSYIGNILGATVFALLIFLTGLFYSSDVNGFLLYVVEHKMKAPAGQLFFRGILCNWLVCMAFFIPMNIKGDGARMFAMVLFVFCFFISGYEHSIANMCTFAIALVLDHPGTVSWGGVVHNLVPVTIGNLIGGGVLMGGMYYYVNKPFLDDTKH encoded by the coding sequence ATGGAGAACGAGGCGCTGCTTCACGTTGAACAATTAGCACTTAAGAAACAGAAGATCTTTCGGCAAAGTGTATTGCGCTATATTGCCAGAGCGATGCTGGCCAGTATGTTTATCGGGTTTGGTGTAATTGTATCGTTCAAGACAGGCAACTACTTCTACATGGAGCATTCGCCATTTGCGTATCCAATGGCTGCGATTACTTTTGGAGCAGCGATCATCCTAATCTCATACGGTGGGGGGGACTTATTTACCGGAGATACTTTTTATTACACGTACACGGCTTTGAGGCGCAAAATGAAATGGCCCGAGGTTGTACGCATGTGGGTCATGAGTTATATCGGTAATATTCTTGGTGCTACTGTATTTGCACTGTTGATTTTTTTAACAGGGCTGTTTTACAGTTCTGATGTAAATGGGTTTTTGTTATATGTAGTTGAGCATAAAATGAAGGCTCCAGCAGGTCAGCTCTTTTTCCGTGGGATCCTCTGTAATTGGCTCGTTTGTATGGCTTTTTTCATACCGATGAATATAAAAGGCGATGGGGCTAGGATGTTCGCGATGGTCTTATTCGTTTTCTGTTTTTTCATCTCTGGTTATGAGCATAGTATTGCCAATATGTGTACCTTTGCGATTGCACTAGTTCTTGATCATCCCGGAACGGTTTCTTGGGGTGGTGTGGTACATAATCTTGTGCCCGTTACAATCGGCAATCTAATTGGTGGTGGAGTTCTGATGGGTGGGATGTATTATTATGTGAACAAACCTTTTCTGGACGACACGAAGCATTAA
- a CDS encoding rhodanese-like domain-containing protein has protein sequence MKSQPKSQILNPPAATPEAAAHYFNAKGAYETDVADVAYDLREDLSGFKLIDVRDSRSYEEAHLPGAISLPSGRIRPDALLSREEVLVLYCWGPACNGASKAAAKLAAQGFRVKEMLGGIEYWRKEGGNLEGTLCEQAPLYWKM, from the coding sequence ATGAAATCACAGCCAAAATCACAAATCCTAAATCCCCCTGCCGCCACACCTGAAGCCGCAGCACACTATTTCAATGCTAAAGGAGCCTACGAGACGGATGTTGCAGATGTTGCCTATGACCTGCGCGAGGACTTAAGCGGCTTTAAGCTTATTGATGTTCGAGATAGTCGTTCTTACGAAGAGGCTCATCTTCCCGGAGCGATCTCCCTTCCTTCTGGCAGAATCCGTCCAGATGCCCTTCTCTCCCGAGAAGAAGTTCTTGTGCTATACTGCTGGGGTCCAGCCTGTAATGGCGCCAGCAAAGCAGCTGCTAAATTAGCCGCCCAAGGGTTTCGTGTAAAAGAAATGCTCGGTGGCATTGAATATTGGCGTAAAGAAGGCGGCAATTTGGAAGGCACACTCTGTGAACAAGCGCCGCTATATTGGAAGATGTAA